A single window of Thalassoroseus pseudoceratinae DNA harbors:
- the aroH gene encoding chorismate mutase: protein MSAVRGIRGATSVTVDEPEEVLAATRELLEEILSANRIDHFEDIVSAIFTTTEDLSSTFPAEAARRLGMSQVPLLCAREIPVSGSMPMCIRVLLHVNTEQTQAEMRHIYLREARRLRPDVTSAQ, encoded by the coding sequence ATGTCGGCAGTTCGTGGAATTCGAGGGGCAACCTCAGTCACGGTTGATGAACCGGAGGAAGTGCTTGCGGCTACACGCGAGTTACTCGAGGAAATTCTTTCGGCCAACCGCATCGATCACTTCGAAGACATTGTCTCGGCCATTTTTACCACGACGGAAGACCTCTCCTCCACGTTTCCCGCCGAAGCGGCGCGGCGTCTGGGGATGTCGCAGGTTCCGTTGTTGTGTGCTCGTGAGATTCCCGTCAGTGGCAGTATGCCGATGTGTATTCGCGTGCTGTTGCATGTGAACACCGAGCAAACCCAGGCGGAAATGCGGCACATCTATCTCCGAGAAGCACGCCGCCTGCGTCCCGACGTCACCAGTGCTCAATAA
- a CDS encoding COG1361 family protein, which produces MDDYSDPADRKDSPVSRPQDRSASAADHPEPLIPEDAGFGWLMSVGVFRFLGYLLRTTGTILRWAFAVVAWVLSPLTAPFRSGRYAVLNSKKNAKATAKDMSKPSTAAVGHWLGRQQRVASIRLRQGVMWLGDRIHRDTAWLCASITGTAGLVLMAIMQLMYVLPTTASLSSQDSPTAVGPHEARDLLPLITSTGTSATPVPFPIDLPDFAPTGNFDKHRLDERPALEVSQTDRPSFDPSKPFVPTRPVARPPVNADVEPAANESSASTPPAIKTIPTESVPSPQPTGSNDPLDNLFPQDGLSSNVPPPASPQPSSSAFDPVVPTPIPTADPRDSQPIPVEIASDPEPWRDSVPLPADDPLDSLFGPVPQPKPSSEPLPAESVTPPSPQPARSEVPSAPADTDPLDALFGPNPMPPKTEPPQPTLSEPVRPEPTPARSDDPLDVLFAPSAKPPATTPVSNPATVPPRTPAALVEPEPAAADPLDSLFGPMVEPPKTETPSAPPEAKPDLELPDFSPSPREEDVKITPVPEAVDPLDALWEPTTKPTPTPTPEPRTPPQPNRAEPKPERRSDDPLDSLFNSKPVSPEPVPTTDMPDVPDFSNPPTPTVQPTESKPVGKDPLDGLFDSPPMSPEPMPTLDVPDFSNGPATQEPRPTPQTDAVDPLDSLFGPRMDDNDRGERPLQPEPDFNAAGQPNANENKPAMNESSVPYSVEPRPSIEPPIERLPVERKPTSPRVPGDPLDSLFPSVPSATPPPPRPVTEPKRAMVDPEDQFEVQVLALPPSDPATFNLSSRIRLPDRIPRPTTISRDRWERTTGATIQIAAPVRSYQERLSDETRRQLEADLSDGPASNNVPVVTAGNREDHLREHELDVSVEKRSPSQVAANLPTQYEIWVHNRGGKPIPSVDVDDNVPPTHRVIAVNPPALFDQNMLRWRLRDLKPNERRKLTVELVPTQTGTIETSAYVKATVTVSSSTNVESQPLPNLNPEPTQPIPSRTAAPETRPQPRTSPIKLRLDMGVPDRLRIGQPCGIVFTVTNNGTEQVEGVWLRTSLPETLTHRIGQRLEYIVGRLAAGESKEIHLAPQARTAGQLPIDAVILVDGEEADIARREPVVYDPGLRLRRKGWREITVGRAVTFTNHVENHTDRDLQRIRVEEFVPNGMEVVDVGQGGIYDEVTHRITWNLSLIPAHQTRTLDVTLRPQDTGPHRTEVSATVGEDSAMPIIARVEAKPVDELATNRVDR; this is translated from the coding sequence ATGGACGATTATTCAGACCCAGCGGATCGAAAAGATTCGCCCGTCTCCCGCCCGCAAGACCGGTCTGCATCGGCAGCCGATCACCCGGAACCGCTGATTCCGGAAGATGCCGGCTTTGGATGGCTGATGTCCGTGGGGGTGTTCCGTTTTCTGGGATATCTCCTTCGCACGACCGGAACAATTTTGCGGTGGGCCTTTGCGGTCGTGGCTTGGGTACTCTCGCCACTGACGGCACCGTTCCGCTCGGGACGTTACGCGGTCCTGAATTCCAAGAAGAATGCCAAGGCCACCGCTAAGGATATGTCGAAGCCATCGACGGCCGCCGTCGGTCATTGGTTGGGGCGTCAGCAGCGAGTGGCTTCGATCCGTCTGCGACAAGGTGTGATGTGGCTTGGCGATCGTATTCACCGCGACACGGCTTGGCTATGCGCGAGTATCACCGGAACCGCCGGATTGGTGCTGATGGCAATCATGCAGTTGATGTATGTGCTGCCGACCACCGCTTCCCTGTCGTCGCAAGATTCACCAACAGCCGTCGGACCGCACGAAGCCCGTGACTTGTTGCCGCTGATCACCAGCACGGGAACGTCGGCCACACCGGTTCCGTTCCCTATTGATCTGCCGGACTTCGCTCCGACGGGGAATTTCGACAAGCATCGTCTCGACGAACGCCCGGCTCTTGAGGTCTCCCAGACCGATCGTCCTTCGTTCGACCCAAGCAAGCCGTTTGTGCCGACACGCCCGGTCGCACGTCCGCCAGTGAACGCGGATGTTGAGCCAGCGGCGAACGAGAGTTCCGCGTCGACTCCACCGGCGATCAAAACGATCCCCACCGAGAGTGTGCCAAGTCCGCAGCCAACGGGATCGAACGATCCATTAGACAATCTATTCCCGCAGGATGGTTTGTCGTCGAACGTTCCGCCGCCCGCAAGTCCGCAGCCAAGTTCGTCGGCATTCGACCCAGTTGTTCCTACACCGATTCCCACTGCCGATCCACGAGACTCTCAACCGATTCCAGTGGAGATTGCATCGGACCCGGAACCGTGGCGTGACTCGGTTCCACTGCCGGCCGATGACCCACTCGACAGTTTGTTCGGGCCAGTGCCGCAGCCGAAGCCGTCGTCGGAACCGCTGCCAGCGGAATCGGTGACGCCGCCATCTCCACAACCCGCGCGATCCGAAGTTCCGTCCGCTCCCGCGGATACCGATCCGTTAGACGCGTTATTCGGGCCAAACCCGATGCCGCCGAAAACTGAACCGCCACAACCAACACTATCGGAACCTGTTCGTCCGGAACCAACACCCGCTCGTTCAGACGACCCGTTGGATGTCTTGTTTGCCCCGAGTGCAAAACCGCCCGCAACGACGCCAGTCTCGAATCCGGCAACGGTTCCGCCACGAACACCGGCGGCGCTCGTGGAACCCGAACCTGCTGCGGCTGATCCACTTGATTCCCTGTTCGGGCCAATGGTTGAGCCGCCCAAAACGGAGACGCCATCGGCACCACCGGAAGCCAAGCCGGACCTCGAACTCCCGGACTTTTCTCCGTCGCCACGTGAAGAGGACGTGAAGATCACGCCCGTCCCGGAAGCGGTCGATCCATTGGATGCACTCTGGGAGCCAACGACGAAACCGACACCGACACCAACGCCCGAACCGAGAACACCACCACAGCCAAACCGAGCGGAACCGAAACCAGAACGGCGGTCCGATGACCCGTTGGATTCCTTATTCAATTCGAAACCAGTGTCGCCGGAACCAGTTCCAACAACGGACATGCCCGACGTACCGGATTTCTCCAATCCCCCAACACCAACCGTTCAACCAACGGAATCGAAACCGGTTGGAAAAGACCCCTTGGATGGGTTGTTCGATTCGCCACCGATGTCGCCCGAACCGATGCCAACTTTAGATGTGCCGGATTTCTCGAACGGACCAGCGACTCAGGAACCACGACCGACACCGCAAACAGACGCAGTCGACCCGTTGGACTCGTTGTTTGGTCCACGAATGGATGACAACGATCGTGGCGAACGCCCGCTGCAACCAGAACCGGATTTCAACGCCGCTGGCCAGCCGAATGCCAACGAGAACAAACCAGCGATGAACGAATCATCGGTTCCGTATTCGGTGGAACCGCGACCGTCGATCGAACCGCCCATCGAACGTCTTCCGGTGGAGAGAAAACCGACATCGCCACGTGTGCCGGGGGACCCGTTGGATTCGCTGTTCCCAAGTGTGCCCAGCGCGACGCCTCCGCCGCCGCGACCCGTGACCGAACCGAAACGGGCCATGGTCGATCCCGAGGACCAGTTCGAAGTGCAGGTTCTTGCGTTGCCGCCGAGTGATCCCGCGACGTTCAATCTCTCCTCACGAATTCGACTACCGGACCGAATACCGCGTCCGACGACAATTTCCCGCGACCGTTGGGAACGAACCACGGGGGCCACGATTCAAATCGCGGCTCCCGTTCGGTCGTATCAGGAGCGGCTTTCGGACGAGACCCGCCGCCAACTCGAAGCGGACCTCAGTGACGGCCCCGCCAGCAATAATGTGCCGGTTGTGACTGCGGGCAATCGTGAGGATCACCTTCGGGAACATGAATTGGATGTGTCCGTCGAGAAACGCAGTCCGTCGCAAGTCGCGGCGAATCTGCCCACGCAATATGAAATCTGGGTGCACAATCGCGGTGGGAAACCGATTCCAAGTGTGGATGTCGACGACAACGTGCCACCAACGCATCGTGTTATTGCCGTCAATCCGCCGGCTCTGTTTGACCAGAATATGCTGCGTTGGCGATTGCGAGATCTGAAACCAAACGAGCGTCGCAAACTGACCGTGGAACTTGTCCCAACACAGACCGGCACGATCGAAACGTCGGCCTACGTGAAGGCGACGGTTACGGTCTCTTCGTCAACCAATGTCGAATCGCAACCGCTTCCCAATTTGAATCCGGAACCGACGCAACCGATTCCATCACGAACCGCAGCCCCGGAAACGAGACCCCAACCGCGGACTTCGCCAATCAAGTTGCGATTGGACATGGGGGTTCCTGACCGTCTGCGAATCGGGCAGCCCTGTGGCATCGTGTTCACGGTAACGAACAACGGCACCGAACAAGTCGAGGGCGTTTGGTTGCGAACCTCGCTACCGGAAACGCTCACTCACCGGATTGGTCAACGGTTAGAGTACATCGTCGGCCGCCTCGCTGCGGGGGAATCGAAGGAAATTCACTTGGCTCCGCAAGCGAGAACCGCTGGGCAGTTGCCAATCGACGCCGTCATTCTGGTTGATGGTGAGGAAGCGGACATCGCTAGACGAGAACCGGTGGTGTACGATCCCGGTTTGCGTCTACGACGGAAGGGTTGGCGAGAGATCACGGTGGGGCGAGCCGTGACTTTCACGAACCATGTCGAAAACCATACGGATCGGGACCTTCAGCGGATTCGCGTCGAGGAATTTGTGCCCAATGGGATGGAAGTTGTCGATGTGGGGCAGGGGGGAATCTACGATGAGGTCACTCACCGTATCACCTGGAATCTCTCGCTGATTCCGGCTCACCAAACACGAACGCTCGATGTCACCCTTCGTCCGCAGGATACCGGGCCGCACCGGACGGAAGTCTCCGCCACAGTCGGCGAAGACTCCGCGATGCCAATTATCGCCCGTGTCGAAGCGAAACCTGTCGACGAGCTTGCGACGAATCGGGTGGACCGATAA
- a CDS encoding alkaline phosphatase D family protein — translation MPSLTRRMALKFVALGTSVAGVLSPRRSHAQASKDSAPPSFKSQWHNTHDRVWLGEDLWANPMENWRIVDGAAECQSFGGDRNIHLITHQLTNPKGEFQMTLHATRVKVKQKDGGFGFRVGIRSDLNEYRSNCFAKNGITCGVVDNQLVLGPQKTGLNMDEIPSSYRLVLTGEPAKDAYKLTLTVLDPETGTQHGVIVRNVPTQNVLGNIAVVNNLDAKIKGGRGSQYRFHEWTVGGDAFTVKPEQKFGPILWSMYSLSDSRSDEGFVMKISALTGPLGEKDNQTVELKAKLNDEWKSLGEAKLDTDAWTATFRIPNWNEKQSTPFKLIYREQHKDGSETVSERTGIIRENPAGRPLRLGALTCQNDYGFPYEPVANNLLALDPDMLYFSGDQLYENHGGYGIIRDPAEPAILNYLRKFYQHGWAFGEAMRDRPTLCLPDDHDVFQGNIWGEGGAKMTSGSTSSKGGYREPARMVNVVHKTNTAHHPDFYDPEPCKQDISVYYGVMIYGDVGFAVVADRQWKSGPERVETGSGRADHVSDPDFDTQKLDKPGLVLLGERQEEFLEEWARNWDGHALKVLLSQTVFAGVATHHGGYNGYLKADLDCGSWPQTPRNNAIRIFREAKPLHINGDQHLTTLVQYGVDEQRDSNWSFCTPAISAGYPRWWRPDEIGMPHENRPQHGLANTGEFIDGFGNKAYVYAVGNPEVGTKRNRYEKAHQKGSGFGLVTIDPKEKTYLIESFRFLVDATDGNADNQFPGWPVTIHQQENGGDNLLS, via the coding sequence ATGCCTTCGCTGACTCGTAGGATGGCTCTCAAATTCGTCGCGCTCGGAACTAGTGTGGCGGGTGTTTTATCGCCGCGACGCTCTCACGCTCAAGCCTCCAAGGATTCCGCACCGCCGAGCTTCAAGAGCCAATGGCACAATACCCACGATCGAGTTTGGCTCGGGGAAGATTTGTGGGCGAATCCGATGGAGAATTGGCGGATCGTCGACGGAGCCGCGGAATGCCAATCGTTCGGAGGCGATCGCAACATTCATCTTATTACCCATCAACTCACAAACCCCAAGGGCGAGTTCCAAATGACCTTGCACGCTACCCGCGTGAAGGTCAAACAGAAGGATGGTGGGTTCGGCTTCCGTGTAGGCATTCGCAGCGACCTTAACGAATACCGTAGCAACTGCTTTGCAAAGAACGGCATCACCTGTGGCGTGGTCGACAATCAACTCGTCCTCGGACCGCAAAAGACCGGTCTGAACATGGACGAAATTCCGAGTTCCTACCGCTTGGTGCTCACGGGAGAACCAGCCAAAGATGCGTACAAGCTCACGCTGACGGTACTCGACCCCGAAACCGGTACTCAGCATGGCGTGATCGTCCGGAATGTGCCCACGCAAAACGTCCTCGGCAACATTGCTGTCGTGAACAATCTCGATGCAAAGATCAAAGGCGGACGCGGTTCCCAATATCGGTTCCATGAATGGACGGTCGGCGGAGACGCATTCACCGTCAAACCGGAACAAAAATTCGGCCCGATCCTTTGGTCGATGTACTCTCTCAGCGATTCCCGCAGCGATGAGGGTTTCGTGATGAAAATCAGCGCACTCACCGGGCCGTTGGGTGAGAAAGACAATCAGACCGTCGAACTCAAAGCCAAATTAAACGACGAATGGAAATCGCTCGGCGAAGCCAAACTAGATACCGACGCCTGGACCGCGACATTCCGAATTCCCAACTGGAACGAAAAACAGAGCACGCCATTCAAGTTGATCTATCGCGAGCAACACAAAGATGGCTCCGAAACTGTCTCGGAACGCACGGGAATCATTCGGGAAAATCCCGCAGGTCGACCATTGCGACTCGGTGCGCTGACCTGCCAAAACGATTACGGTTTTCCCTACGAACCGGTCGCGAACAACTTACTCGCGCTCGATCCAGACATGCTGTACTTCTCCGGCGATCAACTCTATGAGAACCACGGCGGTTATGGCATCATCCGCGATCCCGCCGAACCAGCCATCTTGAACTACCTGCGGAAATTCTACCAACATGGCTGGGCCTTCGGGGAAGCCATGCGTGATCGTCCGACACTCTGTCTCCCCGATGATCACGATGTCTTTCAAGGCAACATCTGGGGCGAAGGTGGAGCGAAAATGACGTCCGGGAGTACGTCTTCCAAAGGCGGCTATCGCGAGCCGGCCCGGATGGTCAATGTTGTCCACAAAACCAACACCGCCCATCATCCCGACTTCTACGATCCCGAGCCCTGTAAACAGGATATCAGCGTTTATTACGGAGTAATGATCTACGGTGACGTCGGTTTTGCAGTCGTTGCCGACCGACAATGGAAGAGCGGTCCCGAACGGGTCGAGACCGGTAGCGGTCGGGCAGATCACGTCTCCGATCCTGACTTCGACACACAAAAGCTCGACAAACCCGGCTTGGTTCTACTCGGAGAACGCCAAGAAGAATTCCTCGAAGAGTGGGCCAGGAACTGGGACGGTCATGCGTTAAAAGTCCTACTCAGCCAGACGGTCTTCGCCGGAGTGGCAACGCATCATGGTGGCTACAACGGTTACCTGAAAGCAGACTTAGATTGTGGGAGCTGGCCCCAAACTCCGCGGAACAACGCCATCCGCATCTTCCGTGAAGCGAAACCGCTGCACATCAATGGTGACCAGCACCTCACCACGCTCGTGCAATACGGAGTTGACGAACAGCGAGACAGCAATTGGTCCTTCTGTACGCCGGCAATCTCAGCGGGTTATCCGCGATGGTGGCGTCCGGATGAGATCGGCATGCCCCACGAGAATCGACCGCAACACGGTTTGGCGAACACCGGAGAATTCATCGACGGGTTCGGCAACAAGGCCTATGTGTACGCCGTTGGAAACCCCGAAGTTGGAACCAAACGAAACCGTTACGAAAAGGCCCATCAAAAAGGCAGCGGGTTTGGTTTAGTCACCATCGATCCGAAAGAGAAAACCTACCTTATCGAGTCGTTCCGTTTCCTCGTCGATGCCACCGATGGTAACGCCGACAACCAATTCCCTGGTTGGCCCGTGACCATTCATCAGCAGGAAAACGGTGGCGATAACCTTCTCAGCTGA